The following is a genomic window from Thermodesulfobacteriota bacterium.
TTTAAAAAAATTGTCTCACCTTCAATAACGAAGGGTACTGCCCAAATATAGTTATTTATATCAACAATAAAGATATATTGATTATCCTTTTTTGGATGCTCTAATATCTCAATATATTCTTCATTCAAAATTATTTGTTCTATTTCTGCAAATGAGACTCCTCTTTTCATAAATAATTTTAGATTCTTATACTCGTCCCATTTTATCACAATTTAAGAATATGACATTGTGTAGATATTGTC
Proteins encoded in this region:
- a CDS encoding BrnT family toxin — translated: MIKWDEYKNLKLFMKRGVSFAEIEQIILNEEYIEILEHPKKDNQYIFIVDINNYIWAVPFVIEGETIFLKTAFPSRKFNKIYKREAKKDEQLKK